The following coding sequences are from one Oryzisolibacter sp. LB2S window:
- a CDS encoding chemotaxis protein CheW produces the protein MADTHSQSSGAGADFDLSQFYQIFFEEAGENLDQMEQMLLNLDLDAANDEELNGIFRCAHSIKGGAATFGFSDVAELTHHMESLLDKLRRHELHLIASMVDVLLASADASRSLLARHQAGGEGEALSTEELVRDISLLVSGAVPEMPAPVPALDPSPEPVLAPALAPASAAPAAGAAAADGVRSLEIHVGPLDQPATADAIKELFRDIPGLGQIEDLPAQHPAIRRFAVQTASTDEDLLDLFAFHVAKDQVSIHAAAACGGSGAAGGAAAEQYGFFAGAPGVPVDAEAVAALAASTAPAARPVAARAQAEPRQPSQASMESSTIRVAVSKVDQLINLVGELVITQAMLAQNSRGLDAGVYQQLLAGLADLDRNTRDLQESVMSIRMIPMATVFNRFPRMLRDLAGKLGKKVDFVTQGEATELDKSLVEKITDPLTHLVRNSLDHGIESPEARLAAGKPEHGTLTLSAAHQGGSIVIEVRDDGKGLSRDKILAKARERGLDVSDSMPDAEVWQLVFAPGFSTAEVVTDVSGRGVGMDVVKRNIGALGGSVEIDSAEGYGTRVSVRLPLTLAIMDGMSVGVGDEVYILPLSSVVESFQVNADDLNTVTQGAQLVKVRGDYMPVVALEKVFQVPRPAGAQTAGNNIMVVVEADGSRVAVLVDELLGQQQVVVKNLETNYRKVPNVSGATILGDGAVALILDTGALVRRARH, from the coding sequence ATGGCGGACACCCATTCTCAGAGCTCCGGCGCAGGCGCGGACTTCGACCTCAGCCAGTTCTATCAGATATTTTTCGAGGAGGCGGGCGAGAACCTCGACCAGATGGAGCAGATGCTGCTGAACCTCGATCTCGATGCGGCCAATGACGAGGAGCTCAACGGCATCTTCCGCTGCGCGCATTCCATCAAGGGCGGCGCCGCCACCTTCGGCTTTTCCGACGTGGCAGAGCTCACCCATCACATGGAGTCCCTGCTGGACAAGCTGCGCCGCCACGAGCTGCACCTGATCGCGTCCATGGTCGATGTGCTGCTGGCGTCGGCGGACGCCTCGCGCAGCCTGCTCGCGCGGCACCAGGCCGGCGGGGAGGGCGAGGCCTTGTCCACCGAGGAACTGGTGCGCGACATCAGCCTGCTGGTGTCGGGCGCCGTGCCGGAGATGCCCGCGCCCGTACCGGCGCTGGATCCGTCACCCGAGCCTGTCCTGGCGCCGGCCCTGGCCCCTGCGTCCGCGGCGCCGGCCGCCGGCGCCGCTGCGGCGGACGGTGTGCGCTCGCTGGAAATCCATGTGGGCCCTCTCGACCAGCCGGCCACCGCCGACGCCATCAAGGAGCTGTTCAGAGACATCCCAGGCCTCGGGCAGATCGAGGACCTGCCGGCGCAGCATCCCGCGATACGGCGCTTTGCCGTGCAGACGGCCTCCACGGACGAGGATCTGCTGGATCTGTTCGCGTTTCATGTGGCCAAGGACCAGGTCAGCATCCACGCCGCCGCAGCTTGCGGGGGCTCGGGCGCTGCCGGCGGCGCAGCGGCGGAGCAGTACGGATTCTTTGCCGGTGCGCCCGGCGTGCCCGTCGATGCGGAGGCGGTCGCGGCCCTGGCTGCATCGACGGCGCCGGCAGCAAGGCCGGTGGCGGCCCGTGCGCAGGCAGAGCCCCGGCAGCCGAGCCAGGCGTCGATGGAGTCCTCCACCATACGCGTGGCCGTGAGCAAGGTGGATCAACTCATCAATCTGGTGGGCGAACTCGTGATCACCCAGGCCATGCTGGCGCAGAACAGCCGCGGCCTGGACGCGGGCGTCTATCAGCAGCTGCTGGCCGGACTGGCCGACCTGGACCGCAACACGCGCGATCTGCAGGAATCGGTGATGTCCATCCGCATGATTCCCATGGCCACGGTGTTCAACCGCTTCCCGCGCATGCTGCGGGACCTTGCGGGCAAGCTGGGCAAGAAGGTGGACTTCGTGACCCAGGGCGAGGCCACCGAACTGGACAAGAGCCTGGTGGAGAAGATCACCGATCCGCTGACGCACCTCGTGCGCAACAGCCTGGACCACGGCATCGAGTCCCCCGAGGCGCGACTGGCGGCGGGCAAGCCCGAGCATGGCACGCTGACGCTGTCCGCGGCCCATCAGGGGGGCTCGATCGTCATCGAGGTGCGTGACGACGGCAAGGGGCTGTCTCGCGACAAGATTCTCGCCAAGGCACGCGAGCGCGGCCTGGACGTGAGCGACTCCATGCCGGACGCCGAGGTCTGGCAGCTGGTCTTTGCACCGGGCTTCTCCACCGCCGAGGTGGTCACCGACGTGTCCGGCCGCGGCGTGGGCATGGATGTGGTCAAGCGCAACATCGGCGCGTTGGGCGGATCGGTGGAGATCGACTCGGCCGAGGGCTATGGCACGCGCGTGTCGGTGCGCCTGCCGCTCACGCTGGCCATCATGGATGGCATGTCGGTGGGCGTGGGCGACGAGGTCTACATCCTGCCGCTGTCCTCGGTGGTCGAGTCCTTCCAGGTGAATGCCGACGACCTCAACACCGTGACCCAGGGCGCACAGCTCGTGAAGGTGCGCGGCGACTACATGCCCGTCGTGGCGCTGGAGAAGGTCTTCCAGGTGCCGCGGCCCGCGGGTGCGCAGACGGCGGGCAACAACATCATGGTGGTCGTGGAGGCCGATGGCAGCCGCGTGGCCGTGCTGGTCGACGAGCTGCTGGGCCAGCAGCAGGTGGTGGTGAAGAACCTGGAGACCAACTACCGCAAGGTTCCCAACGTGTCCGGGGCCACCATCCTTGGCGATGGTGCGGTGGCGTTGATTCTGGACACTGGGGCGCTGGTGCGCCGGGCGCGCCATTGA
- a CDS encoding chemotaxis protein CheW — protein MNVVDKGVEEMAAGAKEYLSFRLGEEEYGIDILKVQEIRGYEAPTRIAHAPAFIKGVINLRGTIVPIVDMRLRFGCAQAEYNSFTVVIILNLRERVVGIVVDSVSDVLELAPDQLRAAPDMESGMDAQCIRGLGSVGGRMLILLDIERLMSGVDMGIVTAAT, from the coding sequence ATGAACGTGGTGGACAAGGGCGTGGAAGAGATGGCGGCCGGCGCCAAGGAATACCTCAGCTTTCGACTGGGGGAGGAGGAGTACGGCATTGACATCCTCAAGGTGCAGGAGATTCGCGGCTATGAGGCGCCCACGCGCATCGCCCATGCGCCGGCCTTCATCAAGGGCGTGATCAATCTGCGCGGCACCATCGTGCCCATCGTCGACATGCGCCTGCGCTTCGGCTGCGCGCAGGCCGAGTACAACAGCTTCACCGTGGTCATCATCCTGAACCTGCGCGAGCGGGTGGTCGGCATCGTGGTCGATTCCGTCAGCGACGTGCTGGAACTGGCGCCGGATCAGCTGCGTGCCGCTCCGGACATGGAATCGGGCATGGATGCGCAATGCATACGCGGCCTGGGGTCCGTGGGCGGCCGCATGCTGATTCTGTTGGATATCGAGCGCCTGATGTCCGGGGTGGACATGGGGATCGTGACGGCGGCGACATGA
- a CDS encoding CheR family methyltransferase: MMQAQGSAVGMGDARRLQSRLGAHRAASEDESAQGAQGREFAWTQADFSRVQALIYQRAGISLHDGKHAMVYSRLSRRLRETGHNNFRDYLGWLESTDGPEWQEFVNALTTNLTAFFREQHHFDIFAQLLRTRPSGPWNVWCSAASTGEEPYSIVMTALETLQPRAQFKLAASDIDSNVLATAARGVYRIDGLKSLSQARLQRFFQRGTGANAGLARVRPELRNAIEFLSVNLIRDDWPFRESFDVVFCRNVMIYFDEPTQRRVLERIHHVLKPGGMLFVGHAENFSDSRDLFALRGKTVYERV, from the coding sequence ATGATGCAGGCGCAGGGCAGTGCCGTCGGCATGGGCGACGCGCGCCGCCTCCAGTCGCGCCTTGGCGCGCACCGGGCGGCGTCGGAAGATGAGTCCGCGCAGGGGGCGCAGGGGCGCGAGTTCGCCTGGACCCAGGCCGACTTCTCGCGCGTTCAGGCCCTGATCTACCAGCGTGCGGGCATCAGCCTGCACGATGGCAAGCACGCCATGGTCTACAGCCGTCTCTCGCGCCGCCTGCGCGAGACCGGACACAACAACTTCCGCGACTATCTGGGCTGGCTGGAAAGTACCGACGGGCCGGAATGGCAGGAGTTCGTGAACGCCCTCACCACCAACCTGACGGCGTTCTTCAGGGAACAGCACCATTTCGACATCTTTGCGCAGCTGCTGCGCACGCGCCCGTCCGGGCCGTGGAACGTGTGGTGCAGTGCCGCGTCGACCGGCGAGGAGCCCTATTCGATCGTCATGACGGCGCTCGAGACCTTGCAGCCGCGCGCACAGTTCAAGCTTGCCGCGAGCGACATCGACTCCAACGTGTTGGCCACGGCGGCGCGCGGGGTGTACCGCATCGATGGACTCAAGAGCCTGAGCCAGGCCCGGCTGCAGCGCTTCTTTCAGCGCGGCACGGGGGCCAATGCGGGGCTGGCACGCGTGCGCCCCGAGCTGCGCAATGCCATCGAGTTCCTCAGCGTCAACCTGATCCGTGACGATTGGCCGTTTCGCGAGTCCTTCGACGTCGTGTTCTGCCGTAACGTCATGATCTACTTCGATGAGCCCACGCAGCGTCGCGTGCTCGAGCGCATCCACCATGTGCTCAAGCCCGGTGGCATGCTGTTCGTGGGCCATGCGGAGAACTTCAGCGATTCGCGCGACCTGTTCGCCCTGCGTGGCAAGACGGTCTATGAGCGTGTTTGA
- the cheD gene encoding chemoreceptor glutamine deamidase CheD, whose amino-acid sequence MPIASQQQTAVSVERRLVPRITPLAPGAHASVEAAPQRTLQQLKALPRKPGEASFFFFDHHFQHNAVKVLPGEYFVACEQLAIMTVLGSCIAACLWDSRMRVGGMNHFMLPEGDGADASGRYGSYAMELLINEMMKLGARRETLQAKIFGGGQVMASFTAMNVGERNTRFVQDYLATERIPIVSEDVLDICPRKVVFFPVTGKAMVKRLAHAHPDALALEARGNAAAVARTNHGGSVDLF is encoded by the coding sequence ATGCCCATTGCATCGCAGCAGCAGACAGCCGTATCGGTCGAGCGCAGGCTGGTGCCGCGCATCACGCCGCTGGCGCCCGGTGCGCACGCCAGCGTCGAGGCCGCCCCGCAGCGCACCCTGCAGCAGCTCAAGGCGCTGCCGCGCAAGCCGGGCGAGGCGTCCTTCTTCTTCTTCGACCACCATTTCCAGCACAACGCGGTCAAGGTCCTGCCGGGGGAATACTTTGTTGCGTGTGAGCAGCTGGCCATCATGACGGTGCTGGGCTCGTGCATCGCGGCCTGTCTGTGGGACAGCCGCATGCGCGTCGGCGGCATGAACCACTTCATGCTGCCCGAGGGTGATGGCGCCGATGCCTCGGGGCGCTATGGCTCCTATGCGATGGAGCTGCTGATCAACGAGATGATGAAGCTGGGCGCGCGCCGCGAGACCCTGCAGGCCAAGATCTTCGGCGGCGGCCAGGTCATGGCCAGCTTCACGGCCATGAACGTGGGCGAGCGCAATACGCGCTTCGTGCAGGACTATCTGGCGACGGAGCGCATTCCCATCGTCTCCGAGGACGTGCTCGACATATGTCCGCGCAAGGTGGTGTTCTTCCCGGTGACTGGCAAGGCCATGGTCAAGCGTCTCGCGCATGCCCACCCGGATGCGCTGGCGCTGGAGGCGCGCGGCAACGCGGCGGCGGTGGCGCGCACCAACCATGGCGGATCGGTGGATCTGTTCTGA
- a CDS encoding chemotaxis response regulator protein-glutamate methylesterase: MKGKIRAIVVDDSALVRSLLSEIINRQPDMECIGTANDPLIAREMIREMNPDVITLDVEMPRMDGIDFLGRLMRLRPMPVVMISTLTERGAEVTMKALELGAVDFVAKPRVGLAGGLNELASQIVDKIRIAAAAHVRRMPVRHASAIVHPEPGAAAAAPAQPPSALLGRLSTEKLICIGASTGGTEAIREVLVHMPADSPAIVITQHMPPGFTTSFATRLNGLCQITVKEAVNGERILPGHAYIAPGGKQFSIARSGANYVAVVDDGPPVNRHKPSVEVLFKSAAAVVGRNAYGIMLTGMGADGAAAMREMRDAGSYNYVQDEASCIVFGMPREAIAHGAADEVLPLTQIAPALIARLRGTTDRLHHRI; encoded by the coding sequence ATGAAGGGCAAGATCCGGGCCATCGTGGTCGACGACTCGGCGTTGGTGCGCAGCCTGCTGTCGGAGATCATCAACCGCCAGCCAGATATGGAGTGCATCGGCACGGCCAACGATCCGTTGATCGCGCGCGAGATGATCCGTGAGATGAATCCGGACGTGATCACGCTCGACGTCGAGATGCCGCGCATGGATGGCATCGACTTTCTGGGCCGTCTCATGCGCCTGCGCCCCATGCCGGTCGTGATGATCTCCACGCTGACCGAGCGGGGTGCCGAGGTCACGATGAAGGCGCTGGAGCTCGGCGCCGTGGACTTTGTCGCCAAGCCGCGCGTGGGCCTGGCCGGGGGACTCAATGAGCTGGCATCGCAGATCGTCGACAAGATCCGCATCGCGGCCGCGGCCCATGTACGGCGCATGCCGGTGCGCCATGCCAGCGCCATCGTCCATCCCGAGCCGGGCGCGGCCGCCGCAGCGCCGGCGCAGCCACCATCGGCGCTGCTGGGCCGCCTGTCGACCGAGAAGCTCATCTGCATCGGCGCCTCGACCGGCGGCACCGAGGCCATACGCGAGGTGCTGGTGCACATGCCGGCCGACTCGCCGGCCATCGTCATCACCCAGCACATGCCGCCGGGTTTCACCACCAGCTTTGCGACGCGCCTCAACGGCCTGTGCCAGATCACGGTGAAAGAGGCGGTGAATGGCGAGCGCATTCTGCCGGGCCATGCCTACATCGCGCCGGGAGGCAAACAATTTTCCATTGCGCGCAGCGGCGCCAACTACGTGGCTGTGGTCGATGATGGTCCGCCCGTGAACCGCCACAAGCCGTCCGTGGAGGTGCTGTTCAAGTCAGCCGCGGCGGTGGTCGGGCGCAACGCCTACGGCATCATGCTCACCGGCATGGGCGCCGATGGCGCGGCGGCCATGCGCGAGATGCGCGATGCCGGCAGCTACAACTACGTGCAGGACGAGGCGAGCTGCATCGTCTTTGGCATGCCGCGCGAGGCCATCGCCCATGGCGCGGCCGACGAGGTGCTGCCGTTGACGCAAATCGCGCCGGCACTGATCGCGCGCCTGCGCGGCACCACGGACCGCCTGCACCACCGCATCTGA
- a CDS encoding ATP-binding cassette domain-containing protein encodes MSMITLLDAQLAFGHVALLDHAGFSLEAGERIGLIGRNGAGKSSLLKILAGLAKPDDGTLSVQQGLRITYVAQEPDLAADDTVFQAAARGISQAIALREQYLSGAPGLDLDALQSQIEAYDAWNWEQRVEETLQRLHLDPQALVGGLSGGTKKRVALAQALVARPDVLLLDEPTNHLDLDSIEWLEDLLQAFKGSVVTITHDRSFLDRIATRIVELDRGQLRSYPGNFAEYVVQKEEQLAQEAVIHARADKLLAQEEVWIRKGVEARRTRSQSRISRLEALRASRAARREALGSVKMDIASGRQGSYQGKIVAELTRVSKAFGDRSVVRDFSATILRGDKVGLIGPNGAGKTTLLKLILGELEPDSGSVRRGSNLQVAYFDQMRNALDLDATLEDFISPGSEWIEIGSQRKHVKSYLGDFLFSPARAHSPVRSLSGGERNRLLLARLFARPANVLVLDEPTNDLDIDTLELLEELLQGYDGTVFLVSHDRSFLDNVVTSTIASEGQGLWREYEGGVQDWLTQSRRSRELTGTPATANKNTNKIPVKPAPDKREQLQKRKLSYKEQRELEQLPAQIEALEAEQQALRAELEDGSLYVRDGARAAALHQRDAEIEEQLMQALERWAALSD; translated from the coding sequence ATGTCAATGATTACTCTGTTGGACGCCCAGTTGGCGTTCGGGCATGTCGCCCTGCTCGATCACGCGGGGTTCTCGCTGGAGGCGGGCGAGCGCATAGGTCTGATCGGGCGCAACGGCGCCGGCAAGTCGTCCCTGTTGAAGATTCTCGCGGGGCTGGCCAAGCCCGACGATGGCACGCTGAGCGTGCAGCAGGGCTTGCGCATCACCTATGTGGCCCAGGAGCCGGATCTGGCGGCCGACGACACGGTGTTTCAGGCCGCGGCGCGCGGCATCTCACAGGCCATCGCGCTGCGCGAGCAATATCTGTCGGGCGCGCCGGGGCTCGATCTGGATGCCCTGCAGTCGCAGATCGAGGCCTATGACGCCTGGAACTGGGAGCAGCGTGTGGAAGAGACCCTGCAGCGGCTGCACCTCGATCCTCAGGCCCTGGTGGGCGGGCTGTCGGGCGGCACGAAGAAGCGCGTGGCCCTGGCCCAGGCGCTGGTGGCCAGGCCCGATGTGCTGTTGCTGGACGAGCCCACCAACCATCTGGATCTGGACTCGATCGAGTGGCTGGAGGATTTGCTGCAGGCCTTCAAGGGCAGCGTCGTCACCATCACCCACGACCGCAGCTTTCTGGACCGGATTGCCACACGCATCGTCGAACTCGACCGCGGGCAGCTGCGCTCCTACCCCGGCAACTTTGCCGAGTACGTCGTGCAGAAGGAGGAGCAGCTCGCGCAGGAGGCGGTGATCCATGCGCGCGCGGACAAGCTGCTCGCGCAGGAGGAGGTCTGGATACGCAAGGGCGTGGAGGCCAGGCGCACGCGCAGCCAGAGTCGCATCAGCCGGCTCGAGGCCCTGCGCGCGAGCCGCGCGGCCAGGCGCGAGGCGCTGGGCAGCGTGAAGATGGACATCGCCTCGGGCCGCCAGGGCAGCTACCAGGGCAAGATCGTGGCCGAGCTCACGCGCGTCTCCAAGGCCTTTGGCGACCGCTCCGTGGTGCGCGACTTCAGCGCCACCATTCTGCGCGGCGACAAGGTGGGGCTGATCGGCCCCAACGGAGCGGGCAAGACCACGCTGCTCAAGCTCATCCTGGGCGAACTCGAACCCGACAGCGGCAGCGTGCGCCGTGGCAGCAACCTGCAGGTGGCGTATTTCGATCAGATGCGCAACGCTCTGGACCTCGATGCCACGCTCGAGGACTTCATCAGCCCGGGCAGCGAATGGATCGAAATTGGCAGCCAGCGCAAGCATGTGAAGAGCTACCTGGGGGACTTTCTGTTCTCCCCTGCGCGCGCCCATTCGCCTGTGCGCTCGCTCTCGGGCGGCGAGCGCAACCGCCTGCTGCTTGCGCGCCTGTTTGCGCGCCCGGCCAACGTGCTGGTGCTCGACGAGCCCACGAACGATCTGGACATCGACACGCTGGAGCTGCTCGAGGAGCTGCTGCAGGGCTATGACGGCACGGTGTTCCTGGTGAGCCACGACCGCAGCTTTCTCGACAACGTGGTCACCAGCACCATCGCCAGCGAGGGCCAGGGGCTGTGGCGCGAATACGAGGGCGGCGTGCAGGACTGGCTGACCCAATCCCGCCGCAGCCGCGAGCTGACCGGCACGCCGGCCACCGCCAACAAGAATACAAACAAAATCCCAGTCAAACCCGCTCCAGACAAGCGTGAGCAGCTACAAAAGCGAAAGCTCAGCTACAAGGAACAGCGCGAACTGGAGCAACTACCCGCGCAGATCGAAGCGCTGGAGGCCGAGCAGCAGGCCCTGCGCGCCGAGCTCGAGGACGGCAGCCTCTACGTGCGCGACGGCGCGCGCGCCGCGGCCCTGCACCAGCGTGATGCCGAGATCGAGGAGCAGCTCATGCAGGCGCTCGAGCGCTGGGCCGCGCTCTCCGACTGA